The genomic interval ACATGACGATCCTgtccagaagtgaggaagtcatcCTCTGCATCTGGATGGCTTGGTTTTCTCATAGGGGTATGCTACTGAGGATATGTTTGAAAGTGGTGACCTCCTGGATACCAAGACATTGGTCCAAAATACTGTACTCTCTAGGAGACCCTCATCAAATAGAACGGCCATAGACACCAAGTTCGTACAGGGAAATAGCTgagttcacatctatgttggcaTCGCCATAGGACACTCTACCTAAAATCGGCAtaaagaaaagtcctacaagaagggcggaaacccagcagaactcgttatagtctatggggtccatgggtaaccgctttttaagcagagagCCTCTCCAACCTAAATGATAGAAACCCCAATGCTAGTGTTTAGGACACACCTTCAGAATTTTAAGAGAATCATGTATTCATGGGGTACCTACTCTTTCTCTATACGTCTTATAGGCCTTACCCATATTATAAGGATGTTCCACCCTTCCCTGACTTTCTCCTTGGATTTTCCCAGAGGTTCAGAAGCCTTAATACTATATTTTTCAAAAATGGCTGCCCAATGCCCACCAACATGGATGGGCATATTGTTCTTCGTAACCAGACATCACCATTATTCTATTCATCAATCTGATTCCCCGAGATATATCACATTATGAAATAACCACACAAATCTtacaaaaagttttaaaaaatttgtTATGTACGTCATTGAAAAGTACAAAATTTAATCACATTTTCTCAAAATTCCATTAGTAAAACAGGATACAAATCTAAGAGTACCAGACTCTAGTCGTATTTCAAGAGACATATAACAGTCTGTGAGGTTGTAGAGTATTCAGAGTTCAGATTTGGAGTGGAACCTACATGGTGTAAGAGTCGTTTGATATTTTGTAGGTCCATATTATAGGAACTGATGACACCAGGAGATTGGGGGTCCAGCGCTTATTATCCTAGTGTGACCATATATCCCATGTGTTACTCTGGCCATGTTGGGGTGTGTGGAACACTACTCTTTCATGCCCTGGCCATTATTTTATATGATCACTCTCCCTCATAGGTACGTTCTCTTCCGTTATGATTTGTGCTGCCTTTTGGTCAGATCACATTTGGGCATTTGCCACGGTAAGTACCTAGCCATCCAAGACAGAAATTGGCCATACATTTTGGAAAGCGGCCAGTCGAATGcttgtttggccaacagctatgtCTTTCAATGCACCTCAGTTTGGTGGACCTACATGTGTTTGACACCTATGTTAGGGTGTCAACAGTGACATGGCCATGCTGAGTGTCATGACACTGGACGTGCTCATGGACGTGTTTATGGAAAAATCTTTCGATGGTTGGAAGTTCCAACCACTAGCTAATGTTCCACCATATCAGAAATCTTCATAAGCCTTCATTATGCTGAATTTATTGCCAGGCAAATCCAATTTACTGTAGGAGGACCAAGTTGTGATTATTGGAGTGTCCATTGAACCCATTGTGATGGCCCATCAGACTTTGTGAATGTTGGATAAGTACAGGGTACAACTTAGAAGGTCCACCAAGTATGGCCAGTCCATGAAGACTGAACTTAAGGCAAGGAACTCTGGTGGCAACTTTTTTGAGGTCACTAATATTCCTGTATGGATGGTAGGGGTATGTTCCTATGATATGTTCCTTCAAGTTTTGCAAATAGGACTACTCTACGATACCATGAAGGTATGACCCAGGACATACAACATTTTAAAGACACGACTGACCGTTCAATAAACGAAATACAAAAAAGTTATCATTCCAGACGACATAAGAAAAGAAACATGTTTGTGCACAAGGGTCACATGAGTAAACTCTTCACAGGGCTCGTACTGGAAGGGCTGCCAGATGGGTGGTGGCTCCAATGTCTGGTCCATCTACATCCAGTACAGGTCACATGAGGGGGTAGCTGGCGAGGTTGGCAATACCACAGGCATTTCCTCTATCTCTGGCCATTAAGATGTAGCCTTTGTCACCCCAGTCTTCTCCCCAACTGTAAAGAAGAACACACATAGTAGAGATACATATAATGGAGATAACATTAGATCTATAGCAGAGAAACCTTCCCTTCTGCTTATGTCTTCTACAACATGTCCCACCAAGCTCTCCTACACCAACGGCTTCTTTACCTGTTCTTTACAATCCAGTATTTGGCTTTCTTTTGCACACCATACCCAACAGCGAGGACCGCGTGGTTTATATCTTGGGCATCACAATTTGCATCATAGTATACACCTGGATGGGAGAACAGAACATAATAATGGTGGAAACAAATCCATTTTATGGACCCAAATAAAGTCAGTTCCATCCTACTCTATAGGTATCACTACCCAAATATAATATCATTCTTATCAGTACAAGGTATAGAAAGCAGAGGAGGAAAGAAACCTTGTCTCCAGAgatacctataggtggcactagagacaaTATTCTTCTttctggaggagagctaatttgcatacccttATCCCATGGAGCATTGCCCTATGGAATCCCTAAAGCTAGATCCCCACATCAATACGATCTGTGAGATTCAAAGAGATCACATACCTTTACTGTAAAACTGGAAAGTAGACAGGGTGGCATCGATGCCTACTGACACAGGGCCGACAGTGCCCACTGCCCTCTTTAGTGCCTTCTCGCTTCCTTGCTTCACTTCCTTGTAACTCTTACATTTGGCTGCTCTACCAGCGGTGGTATAGTTACAGTTCTGATCCTATGAGGTAGAAGGTGCAAAGCTCAAACATAATAATGTTACAATGTGTAAAAGCGAGGGTCAGCGCAGTGTGTAGTTAAACTTGTAGTTGGCATTTACTGCCTACCATCCATTCTCCCTTAGACATACATATCATGTtcattttgacataacttcagctgtgttggccttagagagctagaaattggacagAGTCCTgcgagccttgacagtgtcatttactatgttttatagaatgaTTTCTAGGGCTCCTGAAAGctccatacactatgttttatagaaagagtcgttggagccctgatagtgtcctacactatgttttatagataggttcctaggtgccctgacagtgtcatacaatatgttttatggataggttcctaggagccctgacagtattctacactatgttttatagatagagtcATTGGAGCcaagacagtgtcatacactatgttttatagataggttcctaggagccctaagagtattatacactatgttttatagataggttcctaggggcccttacagtgttatacactatgttttatagataggttcctaggagtcctgacagtgttctacactatgttttatagataggttcctaggagccctgacagtgttctacactatgttttatagataggttcctaggagccctgacagtgtcatacactatgttttatagataggttcctaggagtcctgacagtgttctacactatgttttatagataggttcctaggagccctgacagtgttctacactatgttttatagataggttcctaggagccctgacagtgtcatacactatgttttatagataggttcctaggagccctgacagtgttctacactatgttttatagataggttcctaggagccctgacagtgttctacactatatattatagataggttcctaggagccctgacagtattctacactatgttttatagataggttcctaggagccctgacagtgttctacactatgttttatagataggttcctaggagccctgacagtattctacactatgttttatagataggttccgaggagccctgacagtgttctacactatgttttatagataggttcctaggagccctgacagtattctacactatgttttatagataggttcctaggagccctgacagtattctacactatgttttatagataggttcctaggagccctgacagtgttatacactatgttttatagataggttcctaggagccctgacagtgttctacactatgttttatagataggttcctaggagccctgacagtgttctacactatgttttatagataggttcctaggagccctaagagtattatacactatgttttatagataggttcctaggagccctgacagtgtcatgcagtaGGTTTTTAGTCAATTTAAGCTCTGGTTTGTACTGAACTTATTCCGCCAAAAACAAATCAAGCATGGAGGTGAGAAGGTACAACAATATGTTGAATCTCTAACAGTACCACAGCTAACCACTTGAGGGGCAAGCAAGCACTTCTGTCCTATCTCCTTCCTTGTAGGATCGGTATAGGGGACATGCTCACATCCCTATAATATAAGAGACAACTTTGGTTGGGCTGATTTTATTGTATGCTCAGCCTTGGCCGGCCTTGTGGATGAATAAACAGAACTCCACAAAGAAACATGTCAAAATCTAGTGAAAGGCTTTTCTTGGGACAATCTaagtgctagttcacacgggggcaaagaggtggATTTTtacagcggattttgcctcaaaatccgcctcattacaatagtggtctgtgtagactgctagctttttttttctgctagcagtttttcgctgctagcagaaaaaaagaagcgacatgaccattcttcaggcgttttccgcctgaagaaagcaatagaagtgaatgggagtcaaaCAACGCGCGTTTTTTTTCCACACGTGGAAAAAAACTTGACGCGTTTTTTGTGGCCCATTCcctttacgggaggggaaaaccgcctggtgttttttgaagcgttttttacaaaaaaacgctccaaaaaaagcttcctaattaggaagcgtttttttggaggaccaaataagccacacgtaatttacgtgtgaactagcccttagaccccATTCACAAGTGAAGGATCTGAGTATAAGCCTCAGATTTCTGCTGTTGTAGCAAAATATGTGTCAGATATGCAAATCTGACAAGTGTGAACTTGACCTCAATTACCCCAGGGTAATATTAGATACTGCAAGTAATCCAAACATGGGAATTctaatgtaatatgtaatatagtGAAGACAGCGGTGAAGTGGGAAATACAGGGGAAGTGAGAATAGTGATCAGCAGAAAGACGTGGAACGAGTCATGTGagagaacaaaaaaacaacacttaaaggggttgtacaggatcataaaacatggctgctttcctccAAAAACAGTGACACATCTGTCCCCATACTCAGTGTGGTATAGAGGGTCAGACCTTTTCACTTCTATTGAACTGAAATTAGAAACCGTACTAATGTAATCTGCTTACAATATGACTTTTACATACGTTATATCTATTAGCTCTCTTTTATTTATTTCCCCTTCTTATAAAgcatcaacatattccacagtgctttacagacattgtcatatCTACTATATAAATTAGCCATACAGTGGTGCTGAAAAGCTAGACCCTTTAAGCATATAGATTTGTCTTCAGTGGTCTTGAAAAGCTGATTGACACCCTTATGATTGCTTAAATTTgatacctcccccctcccccccccaaaaaaaaaaaccaaatacaAGGGTGAATAATCTGTAGAGACATGTTAGAGCATCCGCCGTACTTACCGTCCCAACATAGGGATAGGCTGCCTCGGAGTCTATGCCTTTATTTTCGACCACATACTCAAAGGCGTTGGTCATGTATCCTCCGCCACATCCATCATTCTTTTTGACGCAATCTACAAGGTTCTGGGGACTGAGGACTACCAGTTTTTTAGTCTTTCTCTTGAGTTGTCCCTCCAAAGCCCCCACGGAGCTAAATGCCCAACATGAGCCACAGGACCCCTGAAGTGGAAGCAAAAAAAATCGTGAATTATATATATTACCATAGAATGCGAAatattgtattaaaggggttttccacagaGAGATCTGACTTCCAGCACCACTGCCAATCACCTgatcatctctgtactgttagtaggacttgtgcttggtactgcagctcagtcccaaaaAGGAGATACAGGAAGCTGCAGTACCAAACGTAGCCACAAATGTAAGTACGGCGCTGTTTTTGGTAAACTATGCAATCAATCGGCTGATCACCATGAGTAGAAGtagtcggacccccaccaatctcataCTGATGGACTTATCCTAACCATAGATCATGAGTTCAGCAGTTCCTGAAGACACCTTTAATGTAAATCAGACTTTTTTTGGTCATACCTGGTTCCTCACTGGTGTGACATAACCTTTTTTCCTATAGTCAATAGAGTCCGGGAGAGCGTCCAACCATTCTCCACCTTCATCATCATCAGTGAAGTTTCTGACTCTGTTTTGAGCTGGAACTTTGAGACCTGTCATTGTTCTTGCGACTTCTTCACTTGTCTTAAAGAGAACGAAATGCAAAATTAATGGGACTGGTTTTATTTTTAGGCGTCCAAAGACCCATTCTTTGTATTCAGTAGAAAGGTAATAGAAGAAATGGGAGAAAGAGCAGGGACTGTGCCTTGATCTGGAGACTGTAGGCAAGTAGGAAAACCAGTTTCCGAGCTACGTAAGTCCAAAAGCCATACATGCCATACCTTCTACCGTACACCATGGCGTCTACGATATCTTATAAACAAGCAATCTCAATATCCTAAACTAAGGGTTCCAGGTGTCCCTTATAGATACATCTCTTCTCAAGAGCATTGGAAGGGATCCCATAAAGGGTAAGGACCCCAATAAGGGCATTAAAGTCCTGCCCTAGGTCCTGGACTGGAGGAACGCTCACTTTTTTGGGATGGAACAAACCAAATTTGCCATGTTTCTTTTTGAAAATTTGTGACGTTCTCAGAACGTTCAGGAGAGCTGGAAAATATGTATGGCCGGGCCATCTGAATGGACTTGCCACCACACTGCTCCTTGGAAATTTTGATACCAACTTACCAATGTCCAAATCCACTAAGAGCCAGTAGATCCAAGAGCCATACAGAGCCTTTGGTGTACACCAGACCTTTAGAATTTATACCTGATCCATTCGTTGCTGATGGCCTTTCGATAAGGAAGTGCCATGAGATCTCCACCTAAGCTCCAATCATGGTAAGAACTTACCATATCTCCTAAGTGGTTCATAGCCAGCGTATAGGTGTGTAGGCCCTGAGAATACTCTATGTTGTGGTTGAGGATTAAGTTGTAGTTCTTCTCCCATATCATGCGTCTCATCACCTCATCAAACTGTAAACGAGAGTAGGATCCAAAAGTAAGCAAACACCCCAAAATCACCATAATTGAGGACATAATAATGGACATTAGGACGAAAACTTGTTGTATTCTTAGGGTGAGTGCATTGGAGGAACCATTATGAGCCATAGAATGATGGATAACTCGGCAGAACCCAACGGGCACCATTATAAGTCAATAGGGTCCATTAAGTGCCATTGGTGTCCAATGTTTGATGGACGTAGTACTGCATTATGGTtataaacaaaaaacataataataccaccatattgcGACATAGCAGGGGCTTTCTCAGTGGAGCCAGGAGAAGATAGATGTTACCCCTCCGCCCTATTTTGGTGAAGATTTTTATAGTGTCGTAGCGACTGGAGCAGGAGGAGTCATTGGAGGCATGGCTTGAGAATAAGGGATCCATTATGGTGGAGGGGTACTGATTCATCTCCACTCACTTCGTGGTATTGGCTTTTGGAGACTGGTTTGGTCAACCAGCTTGGTTTTGGAATTCCTGAAGTCAGGGTGCCCAAGATGGAATTAGGTCTCCAATGGTGGTGTCCCTGGGTCAGATGGATTATGGCTATGGGGGTAAATAATCGGAGGCCTTCAGAGGTTTTATGGGACCCCTCCTTTCTGTCATGTTAAATTCAAGCTCACGTTATTTAAATGGTTATTTATTGGAAGCTGCGGAATTTGCAGAATGTTTTTGTGAAGTTAATAAATGGCCGCAGTGGCCTTTCCTCCAATGCTGGCGGTGGTGTCATTATTAAGGTTGGAAGGTCAGGTGTTTATGGCCATATGTAGATACCTTCTAGTTATGTGCCTAGGATTTCTGTTTGCAGAGTGCCCTTATAAATAAAGGCCCTAGGCAACTGCCCAGTTTGGTATGCCCTAAAACCAAACTTGCCCCATGAAAGCTCCGCCCTCTTGTTGTGTTCATAATGGCCTTAGATTATCCATAACACACTGTTACCTTTCCATTGTATTGCTTCTGATAGGTTCTCTTCCATTGCTCCCATTCCGAGTCCAGCGTGTCATCCCAGTACTGGCCAGCGCTCACCAGAGGAAGGGCCAAGAGCACAAGATGGAGGATCATTATACTGCAGGAAGACAAGAGTTACATGTAGGGGGTGTACAGAGTTAGGGATCTGAAAGAATAGACTGTACACCTTGTATTACAATCCTGAAGGACAACTGGTGAGAGGTGATGAAACAGAATGAGGACAGAAGATTAGAAGAGCAGAAGACTGAGCAGATATCATGGGgcttaaagggggtctgtcacctcccaaaccaataatagtgatgTGTGGGAGATGTTAATAGGATGGTAAACATACTTCTGTGGCCACAAACTGGTgaagcaatacagagataatcatCTGTTAAAGGATAATTCCAAATCAGCTGCAAGTGCACCGGGGGTGGAGCCTGAATTATCATATTTGCTTACTGACAGCTGCAAGTGCTCTGGTTCTACTCTGGAATCACTACACATTGTTTTAGCTGTGATTGACATGTCTTGCCTGTCGGCATCAT from Leptodactylus fuscus isolate aLepFus1 chromosome 7, aLepFus1.hap2, whole genome shotgun sequence carries:
- the LOC142214244 gene encoding cathepsin K-like — its product is MILHLVLLALPLVSAGQYWDDTLDSEWEQWKRTYQKQYNGKFDEVMRRMIWEKNYNLILNHNIEYSQGLHTYTLAMNHLGDMTSEEVARTMTGLKVPAQNRVRNFTDDDEGGEWLDALPDSIDYRKKGYVTPVRNQGSCGSCWAFSSVGALEGQLKRKTKKLVVLSPQNLVDCVKKNDGCGGGYMTNAFEYVVENKGIDSEAAYPYVGTDQNCNYTTAGRAAKCKSYKEVKQGSEKALKRAVGTVGPVSVGIDATLSTFQFYSKGVYYDANCDAQDINHAVLAVGYGVQKKAKYWIVKNSWGEDWGDKGYILMARDRGNACGIANLASYPLM